Proteins found in one Corynebacterium canis genomic segment:
- a CDS encoding SLC13 family permease — protein sequence MSTEATKEPKVVDADKLEDGSHDISAWPRQAAGMIGGLALALLVYYFFPASAVDLVSAVAKDPEAEYSYEAMRITAATAVLMGAWWMTEAIPLAATALVPLVVFPVLQVVKFDDIATPYASPTIFLFMSGFILALTMQKWNLHRRLALLVVLAVGTKPKQLIGGFMLATGFLSMWVSNTATAVVMLPIGLSVLALTAGIVGGHDKQRNFATALMLAIAYAASIGSLGTIIGTPPNALLVAYLSENHDVHIGFGQWMLVGTPLAIVYMILAWFILTTVYKPEMKTIPGGREVIQNELNKMGKMKRGEILTAIVFLAAALSWIFIPIALKLTGSKLSIADSAIGMTAAILLFMIPVDKDGHRLIDWPTAVKLPWDVLLLFGGGLALSKMFTDSGLSLYIGELAKGLHVLPIILMIVAVTTLIIFLTEFTSNTATAAAFLPIIAGVAVGIGLTEAGNQNVLILTIPVALAATCAFMLPVATPPNAVAFGSGYVKIGEMIRGGLWLNLIGIVLITLTTYLLAVPVFGLVL from the coding sequence ATGAGTACAGAAGCGACGAAGGAACCAAAAGTCGTCGACGCGGACAAGCTTGAGGACGGTTCCCACGACATCAGCGCCTGGCCGCGGCAAGCGGCAGGCATGATCGGTGGCCTTGCCTTAGCGCTGCTGGTCTATTATTTCTTCCCCGCCTCTGCGGTCGACCTCGTCAGCGCGGTGGCCAAAGACCCAGAAGCCGAATATAGCTATGAGGCCATGCGCATCACCGCTGCAACGGCGGTGCTTATGGGTGCCTGGTGGATGACCGAGGCCATTCCGCTGGCCGCAACCGCGCTGGTTCCTCTGGTGGTATTCCCCGTACTGCAAGTGGTCAAGTTCGATGATATTGCCACGCCGTACGCCTCGCCCACGATCTTCCTGTTTATGAGCGGGTTTATCCTCGCGCTCACTATGCAAAAGTGGAACCTGCACCGGCGGCTCGCATTGCTTGTGGTGCTGGCGGTGGGGACCAAACCAAAGCAGCTCATCGGCGGATTTATGCTGGCAACCGGGTTCCTCTCCATGTGGGTTTCCAATACTGCGACCGCTGTGGTGATGCTTCCCATCGGGTTGTCCGTGCTTGCGCTGACCGCAGGCATTGTCGGCGGCCACGATAAACAACGCAACTTTGCCACCGCGCTCATGCTGGCCATCGCATACGCTGCATCTATTGGTTCGCTGGGCACAATCATTGGTACCCCGCCGAACGCGCTTCTTGTGGCGTATCTTTCCGAAAACCACGATGTGCATATCGGCTTTGGGCAGTGGATGCTGGTGGGGACCCCACTTGCGATCGTGTACATGATTTTGGCTTGGTTTATTCTGACCACCGTGTATAAGCCCGAAATGAAGACCATTCCGGGCGGCAGGGAAGTTATCCAAAATGAACTGAACAAGATGGGCAAAATGAAGCGCGGCGAAATCCTCACCGCGATTGTGTTCCTGGCGGCGGCGCTTTCTTGGATCTTCATTCCGATTGCACTGAAGCTGACCGGTTCCAAGCTCAGCATTGCGGACTCCGCAATCGGTATGACCGCCGCGATCTTGCTGTTTATGATCCCCGTGGACAAGGACGGTCACCGGTTGATTGACTGGCCGACGGCCGTCAAGCTGCCGTGGGACGTACTGTTGCTCTTCGGCGGTGGCCTGGCGCTATCTAAAATGTTCACGGATTCCGGGCTCTCGCTCTATATCGGCGAACTGGCAAAGGGCCTGCACGTGTTGCCGATCATCCTGATGATTGTCGCCGTCACCACGCTGATTATCTTCCTGACCGAGTTCACTTCCAATACCGCCACCGCTGCGGCTTTCCTGCCGATCATTGCAGGTGTGGCCGTGGGTATTGGGCTCACCGAGGCGGGCAACCAAAACGTGCTGATCCTGACCATTCCGGTTGCGCTCGCCGCCACCTGCGCATTTATGCTGCCGGTGGCAACGCCGCCGAACGCGGTTGCCTTTGGCTCCGGGTACGTCAAGATCGGCGAAATGATCCGCGGTGGGTTGTGGCTCAACCTCATCGGCATCGTGCTGATCACGCTCACTACATACTTGCTCGCCGTGCCAGTATTCGGCCTGGTCTTGTAG
- a CDS encoding prephenate dehydrogenase, producing the protein MTTTTISRPVCILGLGLIGGSLLRDLTAAGHPVYGFQRSPSAARVATEEGFDVQSDLAAVLQRAENDGALIVLATPMPAIASLLDALGEYAPTCGFTDVVSVKGEVYALVCERGMADRYVGGHPMAGTADSGWSASQRGLFCGAAWVITFDHAYEGEPSESWIRLWEDVVHIARLVGAEVIPSRVDNHDAAVARISHLPHILAETLAIIGDNGGALALSLAAGSFRDGTRVAGSTPSLVRAMCETNHAALLTAVDEAITLLVDARANLAAAKPSVEELVDAGYRSRIRYEARSGSRAQAKGVSHRPVIRFQPGSKGWVNQLIQAEDLGARIEVF; encoded by the coding sequence GTGACCACTACAACTATCTCCCGCCCCGTCTGCATTCTTGGCCTCGGATTGATCGGCGGTTCGCTATTGCGCGACCTCACCGCCGCCGGACACCCCGTGTATGGCTTCCAGCGTTCCCCCTCCGCCGCCCGCGTGGCAACCGAAGAAGGGTTCGATGTTCAGTCCGATTTGGCGGCGGTGCTACAACGCGCGGAAAACGACGGCGCATTGATCGTCTTAGCCACGCCGATGCCCGCGATCGCCTCGCTATTAGACGCCCTTGGCGAGTACGCGCCTACGTGCGGCTTTACCGACGTGGTCAGCGTAAAAGGCGAGGTTTACGCACTGGTTTGCGAACGCGGAATGGCGGACCGATACGTGGGTGGTCACCCAATGGCAGGCACCGCGGATAGCGGGTGGTCCGCCTCCCAACGCGGGCTGTTCTGCGGCGCGGCGTGGGTGATTACCTTCGACCATGCGTACGAAGGCGAGCCTTCCGAGTCGTGGATTCGGCTGTGGGAGGACGTGGTCCATATCGCCCGGCTCGTGGGTGCCGAGGTTATCCCTTCGCGCGTGGACAACCACGATGCCGCCGTCGCACGCATTTCCCATCTGCCGCACATTCTTGCGGAAACCCTGGCGATCATCGGCGATAACGGCGGCGCGCTCGCCCTGTCCCTGGCCGCCGGCAGTTTTCGCGATGGCACGCGCGTTGCGGGCTCTACCCCCTCCCTCGTCCGCGCCATGTGTGAGACCAATCACGCCGCCCTGCTTACCGCCGTCGATGAGGCCATCACCCTGCTTGTCGACGCCCGCGCCAACCTCGCCGCAGCCAAGCCCAGCGTCGAAGAACTCGTCGACGCCGGGTATAGATCGCGCATTCGATACGAAGCTCGGTCCGGCAGCCGGGCGCAGGCCAAAGGGGTCTCCCATAGGCCGGTAATCCGCTTCCAACCCGGCAGCAAAGGGTGGGTCAACCAGCTGATCCAAGCCGAGGACCTTGGGGCGCGCATCGAAGTGTTCTAG
- a CDS encoding tRNA adenosine deaminase-associated protein, which yields MNETEALQEPATDVSFAVTVCRVPSGAWYVVGMDTDFSDIEDTVRKAQAICEHGQVFTMSCVDEDYFVLARHVGDRVELLLSDACMAVNDPYAASVLEKTGGCIPELGECDFADPCPEGNPGLLADLGLSADTMRAICNDNDLLPSAQLLCVAAELGFASEFAQATDLNLD from the coding sequence ATGAACGAAACCGAGGCCCTCCAAGAACCCGCGACGGACGTGAGTTTCGCGGTCACCGTTTGCCGTGTGCCCTCCGGAGCGTGGTACGTCGTGGGGATGGACACGGATTTTTCCGATATCGAAGACACCGTCCGCAAGGCGCAGGCCATCTGCGAACACGGACAGGTGTTCACGATGAGCTGTGTCGATGAGGACTATTTTGTGCTGGCACGCCACGTGGGCGACCGCGTTGAGCTGCTGCTTTCCGACGCCTGCATGGCGGTCAATGACCCCTACGCCGCTTCCGTGCTCGAAAAGACGGGCGGCTGTATCCCCGAGCTGGGCGAGTGTGATTTTGCTGACCCCTGCCCCGAGGGTAACCCCGGCCTGCTCGCCGACCTGGGCCTTTCCGCCGACACCATGCGCGCCATCTGCAACGATAATGACCTGCTGCCGAGCGCCCAGCTGCTGTGCGTGGCGGCTGAGCTGGGGTTCGCCTCCGAATTCGCACAAGCAACCGATTTAAACCTTGACTAG
- the tadA gene encoding tRNA adenosine(34) deaminase TadA, with amino-acid sequence MTSLPRPTSVLRDEGYMRRALEVARRTPLIDVPVGAVIFAPDGRELAAATNRREADGDPTAHAEILALREAARVFGDGWRLTGCTIAVTLEPCAMCAGALVGARIGRIVFGAWEPKTGACGSVFDVVRDPAVLHPVEVRGGVLEPECAGLIADFFRDRR; translated from the coding sequence TTGACTAGTTTGCCGCGCCCGACCAGCGTCCTCCGCGACGAGGGTTATATGCGCCGCGCCCTCGAAGTTGCCCGCCGTACGCCGCTTATCGACGTCCCGGTGGGCGCCGTTATCTTCGCCCCCGACGGCCGCGAGCTCGCCGCCGCCACGAATCGTCGGGAGGCCGATGGCGACCCCACGGCCCATGCGGAAATCCTTGCCTTGCGGGAAGCCGCACGTGTTTTCGGTGATGGCTGGCGGCTCACCGGGTGTACCATCGCCGTGACCTTGGAACCTTGTGCGATGTGCGCCGGGGCGCTCGTGGGCGCGCGGATCGGGCGGATCGTGTTCGGCGCCTGGGAGCCGAAAACCGGTGCCTGCGGATCCGTATTCGATGTGGTCCGCGATCCCGCGGTGCTGCACCCCGTGGAGGTGCGCGGCGGCGTGCTCGAACCCGAATGCGCCGGGTTGATCGCCGATTTCTTTCGGGACCGAAGGTAA
- a CDS encoding CsbD family protein yields MGDFGNKAEKFGGKVKESVGEAIGDERTADEGRADQTKADFKEKVSDAGDSVKHAADKVLGAFSKDEKR; encoded by the coding sequence GTGGGAGACTTTGGAAACAAGGCGGAGAAGTTCGGCGGCAAGGTCAAGGAGTCCGTCGGCGAGGCGATCGGCGACGAGCGGACCGCAGATGAGGGCCGCGCCGATCAGACCAAGGCGGACTTCAAGGAAAAGGTCAGCGATGCCGGGGATTCCGTAAAGCACGCTGCGGACAAGGTGCTGGGCGCGTTCAGCAAGGACGAAAAGCGCTAG
- a CDS encoding MMPL family transporter: MAKLLFRIGRFSYRRKWAVLALWAVVFAAIAGSASAFQRGFDDVFTIPGTPSQQAAESLVELFPDQKNPLEASGINLVFAAPEGHRLDEPKYSKAIDSVIQHIEKELPDLTDTRRFGNPVTLSPQLMQGVIEQETQTGMPLAMAEKDAYNLRLVSDDGRIGYTTFGLDVPRPAAVTDEHRRVVNDAMQLGRDQGLQVEGGGAAFGDPLVIKSTSEIIGIAVAFIVLIFTFGSLIAAGLPLVTAVVGVGIGSASIILATAWAPLNNTTPVLAVMLGLAVGIDYALFIVSRFRAEYQRAPRDEAAGMAVGTAGSAVVFAGLTVIIALVALTIVNIPFLTYMGLAAAFTVTVAVLVALTLLPALLGVAGQYVFGLRLPVKRKRTKRNGIVRRSKGRLWVSFVHRFPALVLTVVVLGLGALTVPVMRIELALPSDTISNLDTTQRKSADLMKEGFGPGINAPFLLVVDANEVNTEAQSLAPLVGILEDEAKRKEEPFNKKEAAAVASFQTIVQQFATHPGVKHTQIVAISENGAAAQLLLTPNYGPEDPMTSQLMSALRAREHSIEDATDVKIGITGLTPIQRDVTQKLSDAMPVYLAIVVGLAIILLLVVFRSVMVPVVAGLGFLLSVGAAFGVTVLFWQEGLWNMVNTPGPLISFMPIFLIGVTFGLAMDYQVFLVSRMREHYTKIAGRTHDTDYNTVEESIIEGYTLGSRVVTSAALIMIAVFVAFIDQPLPFIKIFGFALGAGVFFDAFFVRMGLVPAAMFLLGRATWWIPSWLDRILPVVDVEGAALEAEWERLQAERDSLEADRLLALPRG; the protein is encoded by the coding sequence GTGGCCAAGCTGCTGTTCCGCATCGGCCGGTTCTCGTATCGTCGGAAATGGGCCGTCCTCGCGCTGTGGGCTGTCGTGTTCGCCGCGATCGCGGGTTCCGCCTCCGCGTTTCAGCGCGGCTTTGATGATGTTTTTACTATCCCAGGCACTCCCTCACAGCAGGCTGCGGAATCCTTAGTTGAGCTGTTCCCGGATCAAAAGAATCCATTGGAGGCCTCTGGGATTAACCTCGTGTTTGCCGCCCCGGAAGGGCACCGCTTAGACGAGCCGAAGTATTCCAAAGCCATTGATTCGGTGATTCAGCACATCGAAAAAGAGCTTCCTGATCTCACTGATACGCGGCGTTTTGGTAATCCCGTGACGCTTAGCCCGCAGCTGATGCAGGGCGTTATCGAGCAGGAAACGCAGACTGGCATGCCCCTTGCCATGGCCGAAAAGGACGCCTATAACCTGCGCCTGGTCAGCGACGATGGCCGCATCGGCTACACCACCTTTGGTCTCGACGTCCCGCGCCCCGCCGCCGTCACGGACGAGCACCGCCGCGTGGTCAATGACGCCATGCAATTGGGCCGCGATCAGGGATTGCAGGTGGAAGGCGGCGGCGCGGCGTTCGGTGACCCGCTGGTGATCAAATCCACCAGCGAGATCATCGGCATCGCCGTCGCCTTTATCGTGCTTATCTTTACCTTCGGTTCGCTGATCGCCGCGGGTTTGCCGCTGGTCACGGCGGTGGTGGGCGTCGGCATTGGCAGTGCGTCAATCATTTTGGCCACCGCCTGGGCGCCGCTCAATAACACCACCCCGGTGCTGGCGGTGATGCTCGGCCTTGCGGTGGGCATCGACTACGCCTTGTTTATCGTTTCACGTTTCCGGGCGGAGTATCAGCGCGCCCCGAGGGATGAGGCCGCCGGCATGGCGGTGGGCACGGCGGGTTCGGCGGTGGTATTCGCCGGGCTGACCGTGATTATCGCGCTGGTGGCCCTGACCATTGTGAATATCCCCTTCCTCACCTATATGGGCCTGGCGGCGGCGTTTACCGTTACCGTCGCGGTGCTGGTCGCCCTGACCTTGCTGCCCGCCCTCTTGGGCGTGGCCGGGCAATACGTGTTTGGCCTGCGCCTGCCGGTAAAGCGCAAACGCACCAAGCGCAACGGCATTGTGCGCCGCTCCAAGGGCCGCCTGTGGGTGAGCTTTGTGCACAGGTTCCCCGCGCTGGTGCTTACCGTGGTGGTGCTGGGCTTGGGCGCGCTCACCGTTCCCGTGATGCGGATCGAACTGGCGTTGCCCTCGGACACTATCTCCAACCTGGACACCACGCAGCGCAAGTCCGCCGATCTGATGAAGGAGGGTTTCGGCCCCGGCATCAATGCGCCGTTCCTGCTTGTGGTGGACGCAAACGAGGTGAATACCGAGGCCCAATCCCTGGCACCGCTGGTGGGGATTTTGGAGGATGAGGCCAAGCGCAAGGAAGAGCCCTTTAACAAGAAGGAAGCCGCCGCCGTCGCTTCCTTTCAAACCATCGTGCAGCAATTTGCCACGCACCCGGGCGTGAAGCACACGCAGATCGTGGCCATTAGCGAAAATGGTGCCGCCGCGCAGTTATTGCTAACCCCGAATTATGGTCCGGAAGACCCGATGACCAGCCAACTCATGTCGGCCCTGCGGGCGCGTGAACATAGCATCGAGGACGCCACCGATGTGAAGATTGGCATCACGGGTTTGACGCCCATTCAGCGCGACGTTACACAGAAGCTTTCCGACGCCATGCCCGTCTACCTCGCCATCGTGGTCGGCCTCGCCATTATTCTGCTGCTCGTGGTGTTCCGTTCCGTGATGGTTCCGGTGGTCGCGGGCCTTGGGTTCCTGCTGTCCGTGGGTGCCGCGTTCGGCGTGACCGTCCTGTTTTGGCAGGAAGGGCTGTGGAATATGGTGAATACGCCCGGCCCGCTGATCTCCTTTATGCCCATCTTCCTGATCGGCGTGACCTTCGGCCTAGCCATGGACTACCAGGTGTTTCTGGTGTCCCGCATGCGGGAGCATTACACCAAGATCGCGGGTAGAACGCACGATACCGACTACAACACCGTGGAGGAATCCATTATCGAGGGCTATACCCTCGGCTCCCGCGTGGTCACCTCCGCCGCGCTCATTATGATCGCGGTCTTTGTCGCCTTTATTGATCAGCCACTGCCGTTTATTAAGATTTTCGGTTTCGCGCTCGGCGCCGGCGTGTTTTTTGATGCCTTCTTTGTGCGCATGGGCCTCGTGCCAGCGGCGATGTTCCTGCTCGGCCGCGCCACCTGGTGGATCCCTTCGTGGCTGGATCGCATCCTGCCCGTCGTCGACGTTGAGGGTGCCGCACTGGAGGCCGAATGGGAGCGCCTGCAGGCGGAACGGGACAGCCTGGAGGCGGACAGGTTGCTTGCGTTGCCGAGGGGCTAG
- the tgt gene encoding tRNA guanosine(34) transglycosylase Tgt: protein MTQDTSFELHTRLESSPHGRTGTIHTPHGDIATPAFIPVGTKATVKTLTPEQVRSTGAQAVLGNAYHLYLQPGPEIVDAAGGLAAFQNWDGPTYTDSGGFQVMSLGVGFKKVLAMDTKGLTEADIRAKRKDRMAKVDEEGVDFRSVIDGSKHRFTPEVSMQIQHQLGADIMFAFDELTTLVDTRRYQEDSVARTHRWAQRCLDEHERLTQARAGKPLQSLWGVVQGAQYEDLRRRAARGLVELSTAAEAAGKRGFGGYGIGGALEKENLGTIVGWVCDELPEDRPRHLLGISEPDDLFTAIEYGADTFDCVAPTRLGRHGGVYTLDGRVNLTKAQFKRDFEPIDAELGGYVSENYSRAYIHHLLRAKEYLGGTLCTLHNLHFLVGLVDNIRAAITGGYYEEYRDEFLGRYYAAGSAK from the coding sequence ATGACGCAAGACACCTCCTTTGAGCTGCACACGCGCCTGGAATCGTCACCGCACGGGCGTACGGGAACCATCCACACCCCGCACGGCGATATCGCCACCCCGGCGTTTATTCCGGTAGGCACGAAAGCAACGGTGAAAACGCTCACGCCCGAGCAGGTGCGCTCTACCGGCGCCCAGGCCGTATTAGGCAACGCTTATCACCTATACCTGCAGCCAGGGCCCGAAATCGTCGATGCGGCCGGCGGGCTTGCGGCGTTCCAAAATTGGGACGGCCCCACCTACACGGATTCCGGCGGTTTCCAGGTGATGAGCCTCGGCGTGGGCTTTAAAAAGGTGCTTGCCATGGACACCAAGGGGCTCACCGAGGCGGATATTCGTGCGAAACGCAAGGATCGCATGGCCAAGGTGGACGAGGAAGGCGTGGATTTCCGCAGCGTTATCGATGGCTCCAAGCACCGCTTTACCCCCGAGGTGTCCATGCAGATCCAACACCAGCTGGGTGCCGATATTATGTTCGCTTTCGACGAGCTCACCACGCTGGTGGATACCCGCCGCTACCAGGAGGATAGCGTCGCCCGCACTCACCGCTGGGCGCAGCGTTGCCTCGACGAGCATGAGCGCCTTACCCAGGCGCGCGCGGGCAAGCCCCTGCAAAGCCTGTGGGGCGTGGTGCAGGGCGCCCAATACGAGGATTTACGACGCCGCGCCGCCCGCGGCCTCGTGGAACTCTCCACCGCCGCCGAAGCCGCAGGCAAGCGCGGGTTTGGGGGCTATGGGATTGGCGGTGCCTTGGAAAAGGAAAACCTTGGCACCATCGTCGGCTGGGTTTGCGATGAGCTCCCCGAAGATCGCCCCCGCCACCTGCTCGGCATTTCCGAGCCGGATGATCTCTTTACCGCCATCGAGTACGGCGCGGATACCTTTGATTGCGTGGCACCGACCCGCCTGGGCCGCCACGGCGGGGTGTATACGCTGGACGGGCGCGTGAACCTCACAAAGGCCCAGTTCAAACGCGATTTCGAGCCTATCGACGCCGAGCTGGGCGGCTATGTTTCCGAAAACTACTCCCGCGCCTATATCCACCACCTATTGCGGGCGAAAGAATATCTTGGTGGCACATTGTGCACCCTGCACAACCTGCATTTCCTAGTCGGCCTGGTAGATAATATTCGCGCCGCAATTACCGGCGGCTATTACGAGGAATACCGCGATGAATTCCTCGGGCGCTATTACGCCGCAGGCTCGGCGAAATAG
- a CDS encoding queuosine precursor transporter, translating to MSSNARFIPVQRSLYPVLLALFVAVFVISNITATKAVAIGPIITDGAFFLFPLAYVIGDVLAECFGFRATRRAIWTGFGVTILAVVSFYIAIALPAAEFYEHQPQFATILGLVPQIVLASLAGYLVGQLLNSWVLVKLKEKTGEKSLWARLLGSTLVGEFGDTLVFCLIAAPAIGITTVGDTVNYTLFGFAWKTLVEVAVMPITYAAIRWVKQREGYFAEPAA from the coding sequence ATGTCCAGCAATGCACGTTTTATTCCGGTGCAACGTAGTTTGTACCCAGTGCTCCTTGCACTTTTTGTCGCCGTCTTTGTGATTTCCAATATCACTGCCACAAAGGCAGTGGCGATTGGGCCGATTATCACGGACGGCGCCTTCTTCCTATTCCCGCTCGCCTATGTGATTGGCGATGTGCTGGCCGAGTGTTTCGGATTCCGCGCGACTCGGCGGGCCATTTGGACTGGCTTCGGCGTGACCATTTTGGCGGTGGTTTCCTTCTATATCGCCATCGCGCTGCCCGCCGCCGAATTCTATGAGCACCAGCCGCAATTCGCCACGATCTTGGGGCTGGTGCCGCAGATCGTTTTGGCCAGCCTGGCGGGCTACCTAGTCGGGCAGCTGCTGAATTCTTGGGTGCTGGTCAAGCTGAAGGAAAAGACCGGCGAAAAATCCTTGTGGGCCCGCCTGCTCGGCTCCACGCTGGTTGGTGAATTCGGCGATACGCTGGTGTTTTGCCTGATCGCGGCGCCCGCCATCGGGATCACCACCGTGGGGGACACCGTAAATTACACGCTCTTTGGCTTCGCCTGGAAAACCCTGGTCGAGGTGGCCGTCATGCCGATCACCTACGCCGCGATCCGATGGGTGAAACAGCGGGAAGGCTATTTCGCCGAGCCTGCGGCGTAA
- a CDS encoding flotillin family protein produces the protein MFNLIIAILGLVAVIVLVGLLIANRYRVAKPNEAFIITGRRGKEVRNPETGLVSTDLSGQKVVMGGGVFVIPFIQRLHILDLSSRRIMVTIRNAVSGQGIKLNVEGVAIVKVGGNEDSIRAAAQRFLAQQEEIETFTQETLAGSLRSIVGSLTVEQIIRDRAAFAQRVTDESEASLTGQGLVLDTFQIQDITDDGTYLNDLGRPESAKVGRLAAVAEAEATREAQQAQIAAEQEVAISRRALVLKQAEIQAETDAAMARAAASGPLAQADRDQAILHEQEKVAVAQAALKERQLDTEVRRPADAQRYRVETEAEGRRNAAIFDADARKAAAIANAEAEAEKARLEGVGEKSRRSALAEASAIEGAKKGESEKARRIAEAEATRAEGEAQAAAILAVGQAEAEAMNKRADAFAHYNEAAVLQMLVEVLPQIAEKVAAPMGNIDKLTVVSTEGASAIPRQVTDNLTQTLQLVKDATGYDVAKVLQRAADPEPEPKPEPEPNL, from the coding sequence GTGTTTAATTTGATTATTGCGATTCTTGGCCTTGTGGCCGTGATCGTGTTGGTGGGTTTGCTCATAGCCAACCGGTACCGGGTTGCAAAGCCAAATGAGGCGTTTATTATCACCGGCCGCCGGGGTAAGGAGGTCCGCAATCCGGAGACGGGCCTGGTTTCCACCGACCTGAGCGGGCAGAAGGTTGTCATGGGCGGCGGGGTGTTTGTGATCCCGTTTATCCAGCGCCTGCACATCTTGGATCTTTCCTCCCGCCGCATCATGGTAACCATCCGCAATGCGGTGTCCGGCCAGGGCATCAAGCTGAATGTGGAGGGCGTCGCCATTGTCAAGGTTGGCGGCAATGAGGATTCGATCCGCGCCGCGGCGCAGCGTTTTTTGGCGCAGCAGGAAGAGATTGAGACCTTTACCCAGGAGACCCTCGCCGGTTCCCTGCGTTCGATCGTGGGTTCGCTTACGGTAGAGCAGATTATTCGGGACCGTGCGGCCTTCGCCCAGCGCGTCACCGACGAGTCGGAGGCCTCCCTCACGGGCCAGGGCCTAGTCCTGGACACCTTCCAAATCCAGGACATCACCGATGACGGCACCTACTTGAACGATCTTGGCCGCCCGGAGTCGGCGAAGGTTGGCCGGTTGGCGGCGGTCGCGGAGGCGGAGGCCACCCGCGAAGCGCAGCAGGCGCAGATCGCGGCGGAGCAGGAGGTTGCCATTTCCCGCCGCGCATTGGTGCTTAAGCAGGCGGAGATTCAAGCGGAGACGGATGCGGCGATGGCGCGGGCCGCGGCTTCGGGCCCATTGGCGCAGGCTGATCGCGACCAGGCGATTCTGCACGAGCAGGAAAAGGTCGCCGTGGCGCAGGCAGCGCTGAAGGAACGCCAGCTGGATACTGAGGTTCGCCGCCCTGCCGACGCCCAGCGGTACCGCGTGGAAACGGAGGCTGAGGGGCGTCGAAACGCGGCGATTTTCGACGCCGACGCCCGCAAGGCCGCCGCTATCGCCAACGCTGAGGCGGAGGCTGAGAAGGCCCGCCTTGAGGGTGTGGGTGAAAAGTCCCGCCGGTCTGCATTGGCGGAGGCGAGCGCCATCGAAGGTGCCAAGAAGGGTGAATCGGAAAAGGCGCGCCGTATCGCGGAGGCGGAGGCCACCCGGGCCGAGGGTGAAGCCCAAGCTGCCGCTATCTTGGCGGTGGGCCAGGCCGAGGCCGAGGCGATGAATAAGCGTGCGGATGCGTTCGCGCACTACAACGAGGCTGCCGTGTTGCAGATGCTGGTTGAGGTGCTACCGCAGATCGCGGAGAAGGTGGCGGCCCCGATGGGGAACATCGATAAGCTGACGGTGGTGTCTACGGAAGGTGCGAGCGCCATTCCGCGCCAGGTGACGGATAATCTGACGCAGACGCTGCAGCTGGTCAAGGACGCGACGGGCTATGATGTGGCGAAGGTGCTGCAGCGCGCCGCCGATCCCGAACCGGAGCCCAAGCCAGAGCCGGAGCCCAATTTATAA
- a CDS encoding NfeD family protein, giving the protein MTTFLIIGSIGLVLIIFALLVGDILDGLLNLDAIDSDLFSLSSFAAFLGAFGFGGALGMAVTENVTWAAVIGFVIGSLAAFGAIRLTKALKSSEHAVSFRSESMVGHSGRVITAIPVDGYGEINISVGGQTRKIAARSPEPIPAGSEVWVVSILSPTAVEVVSLNALP; this is encoded by the coding sequence GTGACCACATTTTTGATCATTGGTTCCATTGGACTCGTCTTGATCATTTTCGCGTTGCTAGTCGGCGATATTCTGGACGGCCTGCTAAACCTTGACGCGATTGACAGTGATCTGTTTTCGCTTTCGAGTTTCGCCGCGTTCTTGGGTGCCTTCGGTTTCGGGGGTGCGCTAGGCATGGCGGTGACGGAAAACGTGACTTGGGCTGCGGTTATCGGCTTTGTTATTGGTAGCCTCGCGGCCTTTGGTGCCATTCGGTTGACTAAGGCTTTGAAGTCCAGTGAGCATGCAGTGAGTTTCCGGTCTGAATCCATGGTTGGGCATAGTGGCCGCGTGATTACGGCCATTCCCGTCGATGGTTACGGGGAGATCAATATCAGTGTTGGCGGCCAGACCCGCAAGATTGCGGCGCGGTCGCCGGAGCCGATTCCGGCTGGGAGTGAGGTGTGGGTTGTGTCAATCCTGTCCCCTACCGCCGTCGAGGTGGTCTCGCTGAATGCGCTCCCATAG